The following are encoded together in the Pseudomonas sediminis genome:
- a CDS encoding 5-(carboxyamino)imidazole ribonucleotide synthase yields the protein MKIGVIGGGQLGRMMALAGTPLGMQFAFLDPAPDACAQALGEHIRADYGDQDHLRQLADEVDLVTFEFESVPAETVAFLSQFVPVYPSAEALRIARDRWFEKSMFKDLGIPTPEFADIQSQADLDAAVASIGLPAVMKTRTLGYDGKGQKVLRKPEDVTGAFAELGSVPCILEGFVPFTGEVSLIAVRARDGETRFYPLVHNTHDSGILALSIASTEHPLQALAEDYVGRVLDKLDYVGVLAFEFFEVDGGLKANEIAPRVHNSGHWTIEGAECSQFENHLRAVAGLPLGSTAKLGESAMLNFIGEVPPVDKVISIADCHLHHYGKAFKDGRKVGHATLRSADRATLDARIADVQALIAED from the coding sequence ATGAAAATCGGTGTGATCGGTGGCGGCCAGTTGGGCCGCATGATGGCCCTGGCGGGTACTCCGCTGGGCATGCAGTTCGCCTTCCTCGACCCGGCGCCGGACGCCTGCGCTCAGGCGCTCGGCGAGCATATCCGCGCCGATTACGGCGATCAGGACCACCTGCGCCAGTTGGCCGACGAGGTTGACCTGGTTACCTTCGAATTCGAGAGCGTGCCGGCGGAAACCGTGGCCTTCCTCTCGCAGTTCGTGCCGGTCTACCCGAGCGCCGAAGCCCTGCGCATCGCCCGTGATCGCTGGTTCGAGAAGTCGATGTTCAAGGACCTGGGCATTCCCACGCCGGAGTTCGCCGACATTCAGTCGCAGGCCGACCTCGATGCTGCGGTTGCCAGCATCGGCCTGCCGGCCGTGATGAAAACCCGCACCCTGGGCTACGACGGCAAGGGTCAGAAAGTCCTGCGCAAGCCGGAAGATGTCACCGGTGCCTTCGCCGAACTGGGCAGCGTGCCGTGCATCCTCGAAGGCTTCGTACCCTTCACCGGCGAGGTGTCACTGATCGCCGTGCGTGCTCGCGATGGTGAGACACGCTTCTATCCGCTGGTGCACAACACCCACGACAGCGGCATTCTCGCCCTGTCCATCGCCAGCACCGAGCACCCGCTGCAGGCGCTGGCCGAGGACTATGTCGGCCGCGTGCTGGACAAGCTCGATTACGTCGGCGTGCTGGCCTTCGAGTTCTTCGAAGTTGACGGCGGCCTCAAGGCCAACGAAATCGCCCCGCGCGTGCACAACTCCGGGCACTGGACCATCGAAGGCGCCGAGTGCAGCCAGTTCGAGAACCATCTGCGCGCCGTCGCCGGCCTGCCGCTGGGCTCCACCGCCAAGCTGGGCGAAAGCGCCATGCTCAACTTCATCGGTGAAGTACCGCCGGTGGACAAGGTGATCAGCATTGCCGACTGCCACCTGCACCACTACGGCAAGGCCTTCAAGGACGGGCGCAAGGTCGGCCATGCCACCCTGCGCAGCGCCGACCGCGCCACATTGGATGCGCGTATCGCCGACGTTCAGGCGCTGATCGCCGAAGACTGA
- the purE gene encoding 5-(carboxyamino)imidazole ribonucleotide mutase, translating to MSALVGVIMGSKSDWSTLSHTAEMLDKLGIPHEVKVVSAHRTPDLLFQYAEEAEARGIQVIIAGAGGAAHLPGMCAAKTHLPVLGVPVQSSMLSGVDSLLSIVQMPAGIPVATLAIGKAGAVNAALLAASILGHQHPQFHAALKQFRQEQTDTVLSNPDPREA from the coding sequence ATGAGCGCACTGGTTGGCGTGATCATGGGCTCCAAGTCCGATTGGTCCACCCTTAGCCACACCGCCGAGATGCTGGACAAGCTGGGCATCCCCCATGAGGTCAAGGTGGTTTCCGCCCACCGCACCCCGGACCTGCTGTTCCAGTACGCCGAAGAGGCAGAAGCACGCGGCATTCAGGTGATCATCGCCGGTGCCGGTGGCGCCGCTCACCTGCCGGGTATGTGCGCCGCCAAGACCCATCTGCCAGTGCTCGGCGTACCGGTGCAGTCATCCATGCTCTCGGGCGTCGACTCGCTGCTGTCGATCGTGCAGATGCCTGCTGGTATCCCGGTCGCCACCCTGGCCATCGGCAAGGCCGGCGCAGTCAACGCCGCCCTGCTGGCCGCCAGCATCCTCGGTCATCAGCACCCGCAGTTCCACGCGGCGCTGAAGCAGTTCCGCCAGGAACAGACCGATACCGTGCTGAGCAACCCGGATCCGCGCGAGGCCTGA
- the adhP gene encoding alcohol dehydrogenase AdhP, with translation MNQTMKAAVVHAFGEPLRIEEVKTPLPGPGQILVKIEASGVCHTDLHAAEGDWPVKPSLPFIPGHEGVGYVAAVGSGVTRVKEGDRVGVPWLYTACGCCEHCLTGWETLCESQQNTGYSINGGYAEYVLADPNYVGILPKNVDFLEIAPILCAGVTVYKGLKETKARPGQWVAISGIGGLGHVAVQYARAMGLHVVAVDVDDAKLELARKLGASLTINARKENPAEVVQRDIGGAHGVLVTAVSNAAFGQAIGMARRHGTVALVGLPPGDFPTPIFDVVLKAITITGSIVGTRADLQEALDFAGEGLVKSTVHSDSLDNINGIFDQMRGGQIGGRVVLQF, from the coding sequence ATGAACCAGACCATGAAAGCCGCAGTCGTCCACGCCTTTGGCGAACCCCTGCGTATCGAGGAGGTGAAGACGCCGCTGCCCGGGCCTGGGCAGATTTTGGTCAAGATCGAAGCCTCGGGCGTCTGCCACACCGACCTGCATGCGGCCGAAGGTGACTGGCCGGTGAAACCGAGCCTGCCGTTCATTCCCGGTCACGAAGGGGTTGGCTACGTGGCGGCGGTCGGTAGCGGCGTCACGCGGGTCAAGGAGGGCGACCGCGTCGGCGTGCCCTGGCTGTACACCGCCTGCGGCTGCTGCGAACACTGCCTGACCGGCTGGGAAACCCTGTGCGAGAGCCAGCAGAACACCGGTTATTCGATCAACGGTGGCTATGCCGAATACGTGCTGGCTGACCCCAATTACGTCGGCATCCTGCCGAAGAATGTCGACTTCCTCGAGATCGCGCCGATCCTCTGCGCGGGGGTGACGGTGTACAAGGGCCTCAAGGAAACCAAGGCACGCCCCGGACAGTGGGTAGCGATCTCCGGTATTGGCGGCCTGGGTCACGTGGCTGTGCAGTACGCGCGCGCCATGGGCTTGCACGTGGTCGCGGTGGACGTCGACGATGCCAAGCTGGAGCTGGCGCGCAAGCTCGGCGCCAGCCTGACCATCAACGCGCGCAAGGAAAACCCGGCCGAGGTGGTGCAGCGCGATATCGGCGGCGCTCACGGCGTGCTGGTCACTGCAGTGTCCAACGCCGCCTTTGGCCAGGCCATCGGCATGGCGCGCCGGCACGGTACGGTGGCGCTGGTCGGCCTGCCGCCGGGCGACTTCCCCACGCCGATCTTCGACGTGGTGCTCAAGGCCATCACCATCACCGGTTCCATCGTCGGCACCCGTGCCGACCTGCAGGAGGCGCTGGACTTCGCCGGTGAAGGCTTGGTCAAGTCCACGGTGCACAGCGACAGTCTCGACAACATCAACGGCATCTTCGATCAGATGCGCGGCGGGCAGATCGGGGGGCGCGTCGTGCTGCAGTTCTAA
- a CDS encoding AraC family transcriptional regulator — protein sequence MLHASLTTLHVVSLILQRFADQPELRPQLLAGSGIGAADLDNADARITRVQELQVCANALALRADMGLELGRSLHVSSYGLLGYAALSAATFGDAWRLLLQYPALLGTYFRLDMQVEGEVAWICASGYRDAEALEVFNVEMCLASLKLIGDELLRQPLPLEGAEFTYAQPRYMKRYAKSFPCPLRFAAQRNAFAFPAALLERSLPLADSVTHGDMVERCRRLNAEFSSRQAWLERVRQLLAAQLAEPPGLENLAQQMHCSPRTLRRHLQELGTSYQGLLDELRFERAKALLNEEQWPVYRIAEVLGFSETASFRHAFQRWSGVPPSRFRA from the coding sequence ATGCTGCACGCCTCGCTGACCACCCTGCACGTGGTTTCCCTGATCCTGCAACGCTTCGCCGACCAGCCCGAGTTGCGCCCGCAATTGCTGGCCGGGAGCGGTATTGGTGCGGCTGATCTGGACAATGCCGACGCGCGCATCACCCGGGTGCAGGAGTTGCAGGTGTGTGCCAATGCCCTGGCCCTGCGTGCCGACATGGGGCTGGAGTTGGGGCGCAGCCTGCATGTTTCCTCCTATGGGCTGCTCGGTTACGCCGCGCTCTCGGCTGCCACCTTTGGTGACGCCTGGCGCCTGCTGTTGCAGTACCCGGCGCTGCTCGGCACCTATTTTCGCCTCGATATGCAGGTGGAAGGCGAGGTGGCCTGGATCTGCGCCAGCGGCTATCGCGATGCCGAGGCGCTGGAAGTGTTCAACGTGGAGATGTGCCTGGCTTCGCTGAAACTGATCGGCGATGAGCTGCTGCGCCAGCCGCTGCCGCTGGAGGGAGCAGAGTTCACCTATGCCCAGCCGCGCTATATGAAGCGCTATGCAAAGAGTTTTCCCTGCCCGTTGCGCTTCGCGGCGCAGCGTAATGCCTTCGCCTTTCCCGCTGCGTTGCTGGAACGCAGCCTGCCGCTGGCCGACAGCGTTACCCACGGCGACATGGTGGAGCGCTGCCGGCGGCTGAACGCGGAGTTCAGCAGCCGCCAGGCCTGGCTGGAGCGGGTGCGCCAGTTGCTCGCCGCGCAACTGGCCGAGCCGCCGGGGCTGGAGAATCTGGCGCAGCAGATGCACTGCTCGCCACGTACCTTGCGTCGCCACCTGCAGGAACTGGGTACCAGCTATCAGGGCCTGCTCGACGAGTTGCGCTTCGAGCGTGCCAAAGCGCTGCTCAATGAGGAGCAATGGCCTGTGTACCGCATCGCCGAAGTGCTCGGCTTCAGCGAGACCGCCAGCTTCCGGCATGCTTTCCAACGTTGGAGCGGCGTGCCGCCAAGTCGCTTTCGCGCCTGA
- a CDS encoding LTA synthase family protein, which produces MSWLKSRRLHYLAGLTALLFVLFASLRGLFLLGFSAVESISEPDVLPTLGIGLRFDLRLALLLMLPVGLLLALPKLRLARFRAIRWLLRGYLLLAVAALGLLYIIDFGHYAYLGVRLNATVLRFAGDAQISAGMLWQTYPALWITLAWLAGVALWAWALLRLERATLDRPASDKVGVLPALGGAAVVSVLVFFGLLGRASALNLENPVPLRWSDAFYSGNSQIGALGLNPVLFLLDTLKLEPAAFDEVATREHYEVVADYLGVSERDAQGLNFFRHQPLQAHRIQAERQPNVVFVMLESLGTSAVGAYGNPLNPTPNLDRLARQSWFFRHFYVPVTGTAKTVWASITGIPDVSRQETATRNPLIARQRTLINALPGYEKFYMIGGNAGWANINALIRQSIDGVQLYEERHWQSPQVDVWGVSDLDFFKESSQILGALPKDKPFFAYLQTSGNHRPFTIPKDNDGFEALDLPLEEVQQAGSRSVEQYNAVRLLDFNIGRLMELAKEQGFYDDTIFVFFGDHNTRISQIPHMAPAFEQLGLESNNVPLLIHAPKWLAPREFDEAVGLADLLPTVAGLVGVPFDNGGLGRDLQLPAPEGERVVPLVLQEGSFPVIGAVTRDFLVQMQHDGSSPTLHDLRSPTPRDNVAEQHPEEFQRLLGLSRGLHEAARLQMYRNVQAEE; this is translated from the coding sequence ATGAGCTGGCTGAAATCCCGCCGCCTGCATTACCTGGCGGGCCTCACGGCGCTGCTGTTCGTGCTATTCGCCAGCTTGCGCGGGCTTTTCCTGCTGGGCTTTTCCGCTGTTGAGAGCATCAGCGAGCCGGACGTGCTGCCGACCCTCGGCATCGGCCTGCGCTTCGACCTGCGTCTGGCCCTGCTGTTGATGCTGCCGGTTGGCCTCCTGCTGGCGCTACCGAAGCTGCGCCTGGCGCGCTTTCGCGCCATACGCTGGTTGCTGCGCGGCTATCTACTGCTGGCCGTGGCGGCGCTGGGCCTGCTGTACATCATCGATTTCGGCCACTACGCCTACCTGGGCGTGCGCCTCAATGCCACGGTGCTGCGCTTTGCCGGCGATGCGCAGATTTCCGCCGGCATGCTCTGGCAGACCTATCCGGCGCTGTGGATAACCTTGGCCTGGCTGGCCGGTGTGGCACTGTGGGCCTGGGCGCTGCTGCGCCTGGAGCGTGCCACCCTGGATCGCCCTGCCAGCGACAAGGTCGGCGTGCTGCCGGCCCTTGGCGGTGCGGCAGTGGTAAGCGTACTGGTGTTCTTCGGCCTGCTCGGCCGCGCCAGCGCGCTGAATCTGGAGAACCCGGTGCCGCTGCGCTGGAGCGATGCCTTCTACAGCGGCAACAGCCAGATCGGCGCGCTCGGCCTTAACCCGGTACTGTTTCTCCTCGACACCCTCAAGCTCGAACCCGCCGCCTTCGACGAGGTCGCCACACGCGAGCACTACGAAGTGGTGGCCGATTACCTGGGCGTCAGCGAGCGTGATGCGCAGGGGCTGAACTTCTTCCGTCACCAGCCGCTGCAGGCGCATCGCATTCAGGCCGAGCGCCAGCCCAACGTGGTCTTCGTCATGCTCGAATCCCTCGGCACCAGCGCCGTGGGTGCCTACGGCAACCCACTTAACCCGACGCCGAACCTGGATCGCCTGGCCCGGCAAAGCTGGTTCTTCCGACACTTCTACGTGCCGGTCACCGGCACCGCCAAGACGGTGTGGGCGAGTATCACCGGCATCCCCGATGTATCACGCCAGGAGACAGCGACGCGCAACCCGCTGATCGCCCGTCAACGCACGCTGATCAACGCCCTGCCAGGCTACGAGAAGTTCTACATGATCGGCGGCAACGCCGGCTGGGCCAACATCAATGCGCTGATCCGCCAAAGCATCGACGGTGTGCAGCTCTATGAGGAACGCCACTGGCAGTCGCCACAGGTGGACGTGTGGGGTGTCTCCGACCTGGATTTCTTCAAGGAGAGTTCGCAGATTCTCGGCGCACTGCCCAAGGACAAGCCGTTCTTCGCCTACCTGCAAACCTCCGGCAACCACCGGCCCTTCACCATCCCCAAGGACAACGACGGCTTCGAGGCGCTCGACCTGCCGCTGGAGGAGGTGCAGCAGGCCGGTTCGCGCAGCGTCGAGCAGTACAACGCCGTGCGCCTGCTGGACTTCAACATCGGCCGCCTGATGGAACTGGCCAAGGAGCAGGGCTTCTACGACGACACCATTTTCGTCTTCTTCGGCGACCACAACACCCGCATCAGCCAGATCCCGCACATGGCGCCAGCCTTCGAGCAACTGGGGCTGGAGAGCAACAACGTGCCGCTGCTGATTCATGCACCGAAATGGTTGGCGCCGCGCGAGTTCGACGAAGCCGTGGGCCTGGCCGACCTGCTGCCGACCGTGGCCGGGCTGGTCGGCGTGCCCTTCGACAACGGCGGTCTCGGTCGTGACCTGCAACTGCCGGCGCCGGAAGGCGAGCGCGTGGTACCGCTGGTGCTGCAGGAAGGCAGCTTCCCGGTGATCGGCGCGGTGACCCGTGATTTCCTCGTGCAGATGCAACACGACGGCAGCTCGCCGACTCTGCACGACCTGCGCTCGCCGACGCCGCGCGATAACGTGGCTGAGCAGCATCCCGAGGAGTTCCAGCGCCTGCTGGGGCTGAGCCGTGGTTTGCATGAAGCCGCACGTTTGCAGATGTATCGCAACGTGCAGGCCGAGGAATGA
- a CDS encoding sialidase family protein, whose product MTSTFKTCVLLLGAATVFACAWLSAAPHALAPFASQPAPPAADATPALAAHFASSDAEDFVHSASITGLPGGDLMAAWFAGTREGAADVQIRAARFDAASGQWSAERVLASREATQRAVGKHIRKLGNPVISLAPDNRLWLFYVSVSLGGWAGSAVNAMVSDDLGETWSAPRQLVTSPFLNISTLVRGAPVFHTDGSIGLPVYHEFLGKFPEYLHLSSNGEVLGKYRIGKGRYSLQPTVVALDERRAVALLRYAGEEHHRVLASYSGDAGRSWSRPEPVEPSNPNSSLAAVGRPDGSLLVAMNDLEDGRFRLTLYATDAKLGNWRTLGELDETPNPWGEPIPRDEFPAVVSEKYRASDGRPELQARFLEQVTARMCSAEGCTFDYEYPYFTRDREGNYHLVYSWNDMFIKHLAFNEAWLSERRPHD is encoded by the coding sequence ATGACCTCGACCTTCAAGACCTGCGTCCTGCTGCTGGGCGCAGCCACGGTGTTCGCCTGCGCCTGGCTCAGCGCCGCGCCCCATGCGCTGGCCCCCTTCGCCAGCCAGCCAGCGCCACCCGCGGCCGACGCGACACCGGCCCTGGCCGCGCACTTCGCCTCCTCCGACGCGGAGGATTTCGTCCACTCCGCCTCCATCACCGGCCTGCCCGGCGGCGACCTGATGGCGGCCTGGTTCGCCGGCACCCGTGAAGGCGCCGCCGATGTGCAGATCCGCGCCGCGCGCTTCGATGCCGCCAGCGGCCAGTGGAGCGCCGAACGCGTGCTGGCCAGCCGTGAAGCCACACAACGCGCGGTCGGCAAGCACATCCGCAAGCTGGGCAACCCGGTGATCAGCCTGGCACCGGACAATCGTCTGTGGCTGTTCTACGTCTCGGTGTCGCTCGGCGGCTGGGCTGGTAGCGCGGTCAACGCCATGGTCTCCGATGACCTCGGCGAAACCTGGTCGGCGCCCCGCCAGCTGGTCACCAGCCCGTTTCTGAATATCAGCACCCTGGTGCGCGGCGCGCCGGTGTTCCATACCGACGGCAGCATCGGCCTGCCGGTGTACCACGAGTTCCTCGGCAAGTTTCCCGAGTACCTGCACCTGAGCTCGAATGGCGAAGTGCTGGGCAAGTACCGCATCGGCAAGGGCCGCTATTCCCTGCAACCGACCGTCGTGGCGCTGGACGAGCGCCGTGCCGTGGCCCTGCTGCGCTATGCCGGTGAGGAACATCACCGCGTGCTGGCCAGCTACAGCGGAGACGCCGGGCGTAGCTGGAGCCGGCCAGAGCCGGTGGAGCCGAGCAACCCCAACTCGTCCCTGGCGGCGGTCGGTCGCCCCGACGGCAGCCTGCTGGTGGCGATGAATGACCTGGAGGACGGCCGTTTCCGCCTGACCCTCTATGCCACCGACGCCAAGCTGGGCAACTGGCGCACCCTGGGTGAGCTGGACGAGACGCCCAACCCCTGGGGCGAACCGATTCCGCGCGACGAATTTCCCGCCGTGGTCAGCGAGAAATACCGCGCCAGCGACGGCAGACCCGAGCTGCAGGCGCGCTTTCTCGAACAGGTAACGGCACGCATGTGCAGCGCCGAAGGCTGCACCTTCGACTACGAGTACCCCTACTTCACCCGCGACCGTGAGGGTAACTACCACCTCGTCTATTCATGGAACGACATGTTCATCAAGCACCTGGCCTTCAACGAGGCCTGGCTGTCGGAGCGCCGCCCGCATGACTGA
- a CDS encoding PepSY domain-containing protein: MPLLARTALGGLLLLGATPLLADTDCARPDRSAWMPESQFREQMKRQGVQITKFRITPGNCYEIYGFDRDGRKLEVYYDPVDAHPVEEVASSHLASPRHP, encoded by the coding sequence ATGCCCCTTTTAGCCCGCACCGCCCTGGGCGGTCTGCTGCTGCTCGGCGCCACGCCTCTGCTGGCCGACACCGATTGTGCCCGCCCCGACCGCAGCGCCTGGATGCCGGAGTCGCAGTTCCGCGAGCAGATGAAGCGCCAGGGAGTGCAGATCACCAAGTTCCGCATCACCCCCGGCAATTGCTACGAGATCTATGGCTTCGACCGTGACGGCCGCAAGCTGGAGGTCTACTACGACCCGGTCGACGCCCACCCGGTAGAAGAAGTCGCCAGCTCACATCTGGCATCGCCACGACATCCCTGA
- a CDS encoding PepSY domain-containing protein, producing MRRLLLVSALLTCAAPAFAKTECTTAERSTWQDPDQFQAKLVADGYKINKFKVTEGNCYEIYGFDKEGRKVEIYHDPVSGKAVKTEIED from the coding sequence ATGCGTCGTCTACTGCTCGTTTCCGCCCTGCTGACCTGCGCCGCGCCGGCCTTTGCCAAGACCGAATGCACCACAGCCGAACGCTCCACCTGGCAAGACCCCGACCAGTTCCAGGCCAAGCTGGTGGCCGATGGCTACAAGATCAACAAGTTCAAGGTCACCGAAGGCAACTGCTACGAGATCTACGGCTTCGACAAGGAAGGCCGCAAGGTCGAGATCTACCACGACCCGGTCAGCGGCAAGGCCGTGAAGACCGAGATCGAAGACTGA
- a CDS encoding histone deacetylase family protein, giving the protein MLTYYSDDHHLHHGKCELIDGQLMPCFEKPQRADHILARVKSRQLGEVRAPKDFGLAPIERIHSKAYLEFFKSAWARWQEQGGKGDLLPFTWPARTLRRMVPNDLHGQLGYYSFDGGAPITAGTWQAAYSAAQVALSAQQEIANGAHSAFALCRPPGHHAAGDVMGGYCYLNNAAIAAQAFLDQGRKKVAILDVDYHHGNGTQDIFYQRSDVLFASIHGDPAEEFPFFLGYADELGAGEGEGYNFNYPLPMGSSWETWSAALEQACQRIAEYGADVVVVSLGVDTYMEDPISQFKLDSPDYLAMGRRIAALGLPTLFIMEGGYAVEAIGVNAVNVLEGFEGA; this is encoded by the coding sequence ATGCTCACCTACTACAGCGACGACCATCACCTGCATCACGGCAAATGCGAGCTGATCGATGGGCAACTGATGCCCTGCTTCGAGAAGCCGCAGCGCGCCGACCATATCCTCGCTCGCGTGAAGAGCCGCCAGCTCGGCGAGGTTCGTGCGCCCAAGGATTTCGGCCTGGCGCCCATCGAGCGCATCCACAGCAAGGCTTATCTGGAGTTCTTCAAGAGTGCCTGGGCGCGCTGGCAGGAGCAGGGCGGCAAGGGCGACCTGCTGCCGTTCACCTGGCCGGCACGCACCCTGCGGCGGATGGTTCCCAATGACCTGCACGGCCAGCTCGGCTATTACAGCTTCGACGGCGGTGCGCCGATTACCGCTGGCACCTGGCAGGCCGCCTACAGTGCGGCACAGGTGGCGCTCAGCGCCCAGCAGGAGATCGCCAACGGTGCCCACAGCGCCTTCGCCCTGTGCCGTCCGCCAGGCCACCACGCCGCTGGCGACGTGATGGGCGGCTACTGCTACCTGAACAACGCCGCCATCGCCGCCCAGGCTTTCCTCGATCAGGGCCGCAAGAAGGTGGCCATCCTCGATGTCGACTACCACCACGGCAACGGCACCCAGGACATCTTCTACCAGCGCAGCGACGTGCTATTCGCCTCGATCCACGGCGACCCGGCCGAGGAATTCCCGTTCTTCCTCGGTTATGCCGACGAACTGGGCGCGGGCGAGGGCGAGGGCTACAACTTCAATTACCCGTTGCCGATGGGCAGCTCCTGGGAAACCTGGAGCGCGGCGCTGGAGCAGGCCTGCCAGCGCATTGCCGAGTACGGCGCGGATGTCGTGGTGGTGTCGCTGGGCGTGGATACCTACATGGAAGACCCGATCTCGCAGTTCAAGCTCGACAGCCCGGACTACCTGGCCATGGGCCGGCGCATCGCCGCGCTGGGCCTGCCGACGCTGTTCATCATGGAAGGCGGCTACGCGGTGGAAGCCATCGGCGTCAACGCGGTCAACGTACTGGAAGGCTTCGAGGGCGCCTGA
- a CDS encoding polyamine ABC transporter substrate-binding protein has translation MKAIKQMLGVALCGATLLSGAVQAKELRVYNWADYILPEVPKDFQKESGIQITWDTFETNEALEAKLLTGNSGYDLVIPSNQFLETQIKAGVFAPLDKSKIPNWKNLDPVLLGLLEKNDPGNQYGVPYMYGTVLIGYNPDKVKAALGEDAPVNSWDLVFKPEYMEKLKSCGVAMLDSPTEIIPIALHYLGLDPNSTNPADYDKVTELLLKVRPYVAYFHSAKYMTDIANGDICVAIGYSGSFYQFANRAKEAGNGVKINWRLPKEGAPIWFDTWAIPKSARNSDEAHAFINHLLEPKVIAPISDFLGYPNPNVPGMELVGAEIADDHDLTPTPELQKSLYVVQPLPQKIERVRTRAWTSIKSGK, from the coding sequence ATGAAAGCCATCAAACAGATGCTCGGCGTCGCCCTGTGCGGCGCCACCCTGCTCAGCGGCGCAGTGCAGGCCAAGGAGCTGCGCGTATACAACTGGGCCGACTACATCCTCCCGGAGGTGCCCAAGGATTTTCAGAAGGAGTCCGGCATCCAGATCACCTGGGACACCTTCGAGACCAACGAGGCGCTGGAGGCCAAGCTGCTCACCGGCAACTCCGGCTATGACCTGGTGATTCCGTCCAACCAGTTCCTCGAAACCCAGATCAAGGCCGGCGTGTTCGCCCCGTTGGACAAGTCGAAGATCCCAAACTGGAAGAACCTCGATCCAGTGCTGCTTGGCCTGCTGGAGAAGAATGATCCGGGCAACCAGTACGGCGTGCCCTACATGTACGGCACCGTGCTGATCGGCTACAACCCGGACAAGGTCAAGGCCGCGCTCGGTGAGGACGCGCCGGTCAACAGCTGGGATCTAGTGTTCAAACCTGAGTACATGGAGAAGCTGAAATCCTGCGGCGTGGCCATGCTCGACTCGCCGACCGAGATCATCCCCATCGCTCTGCATTACCTGGGCCTGGACCCCAACAGCACCAACCCGGCTGACTATGACAAGGTCACCGAGCTACTGCTGAAAGTGCGTCCGTACGTGGCTTACTTCCACTCGGCCAAGTACATGACCGACATCGCCAACGGCGACATCTGCGTGGCCATCGGTTATTCGGGGAGCTTCTACCAGTTCGCCAACCGCGCCAAGGAGGCCGGCAACGGCGTGAAGATCAACTGGCGTCTGCCGAAAGAAGGCGCGCCGATCTGGTTCGACACCTGGGCCATCCCCAAAAGCGCCAGGAATTCGGATGAAGCCCACGCCTTCATCAACCACTTGCTCGAACCCAAGGTGATTGCGCCGATCAGCGATTTTCTCGGCTACCCCAACCCCAACGTACCGGGCATGGAACTGGTGGGCGCTGAAATCGCCGACGACCACGACCTGACGCCGACCCCGGAGCTGCAGAAGTCACTGTACGTGGTGCAGCCGCTGCCGCAGAAGATCGAGCGCGTGCGTACGCGGGCGTGGACGTCGATCAAGTCGGGCAAGTGA
- a CDS encoding LysR substrate-binding domain-containing protein — MNLETKWLEDFVTLAATRSFSQAAQKRFVTQPAFSRRIRSLESALGLTLVNRSRTPVELTESGQLFLLTARSMVEQLGEVVRHLHHLEGQQGEALQIAAAHSLVFGFFPEWIARLRRDGLPLSTRLVATNVGEAVHSLREGTCDLILAYHDQDAAVQLAPDMFPSLHLGHSEMLPVCAADETGAPLFDLDTGQSVPLLAYSAGTFLGRSVNLLLRQRALRSTTVHETAMADSLKAMALQGLGVAWVPRLSMSPELARGELVICGKEHWHIPLEIRLYRWGMSRKAAVRLLWRKLETGAVGG; from the coding sequence GTGAACCTGGAAACCAAATGGCTGGAAGACTTCGTCACCCTCGCCGCTACCCGCAGCTTCTCCCAGGCGGCGCAGAAACGCTTCGTTACCCAGCCGGCGTTCAGTCGACGTATCCGTAGCCTCGAGTCGGCGCTGGGGCTGACGCTGGTCAACCGCTCGCGCACGCCGGTGGAGCTGACCGAGTCCGGCCAGCTGTTCCTGCTCACTGCGCGCAGCATGGTCGAACAGCTGGGTGAGGTGGTGCGTCACCTGCATCACCTCGAAGGGCAACAGGGCGAAGCGCTACAGATAGCAGCGGCGCACTCGCTGGTATTCGGTTTCTTTCCCGAATGGATCGCCCGCCTGCGCCGCGATGGCCTGCCGCTGAGCACCCGCCTGGTGGCGACCAACGTCGGCGAAGCGGTGCACTCGCTACGTGAGGGCACCTGCGACCTGATCCTCGCTTACCATGACCAGGACGCCGCCGTGCAGCTGGCACCGGACATGTTCCCCTCCTTGCACCTGGGCCACAGTGAAATGCTGCCGGTATGCGCCGCGGATGAAACAGGCGCGCCCCTGTTCGATTTGGACACCGGACAGAGCGTCCCGCTGCTGGCCTACAGCGCCGGCACCTTCCTCGGCCGCTCGGTGAACCTGCTGCTGCGCCAGCGCGCCCTGCGCTCGACCACCGTGCACGAAACCGCCATGGCTGACAGCCTCAAGGCCATGGCCCTGCAAGGCCTTGGCGTAGCCTGGGTGCCACGGCTATCGATGAGCCCCGAGCTGGCCCGTGGCGAGCTGGTGATATGCGGCAAGGAACACTGGCATATCCCGCTGGAGATTCGCCTGTATCGCTGGGGCATGTCGCGCAAGGCGGCCGTGCGCCTGCTGTGGCGCAAGTTGGAGACGGGGGCGGTGGGCGGTTGA